The Cyanobacteriota bacterium genome includes a window with the following:
- a CDS encoding protein kinase, with product EVVEVLREMLKILRFVHAHGSIHRDIKPSNIMRHRNGTLYLLDFGAVKQVAKGSGIQGSTGIYSLGYAPPEQTSGGQVFPSTDLYALAVTCIQLLTGKPPTELFDSYTNTWNWRPYATVSDRLASILDRMLLSAPNQRFQTVDEVIAAIKSPSPPATPATSPTASVPKPVHQSTALQPPPPLPTMPPQTSLPAPSPPRPKPARSARRQPATLSFSIWELLLGGAFAGFEGSLVTIALVNLLGLSPVSGGLALLTLAGMIFFQSRRWIEKWDYLILAGISIALMAFLPGLRAGNPMTGILVLAGLGGLVAIAAASLFRIIFSLLARFF from the coding sequence GAGGTCGTTGAAGTGCTGCGAGAAATGTTAAAGATCCTGAGATTTGTCCATGCCCATGGTTCTATCCACCGGGATATTAAACCCTCAAACATCATGCGACACCGCAATGGAACGCTGTATTTGCTAGATTTTGGAGCTGTCAAGCAAGTCGCCAAGGGATCCGGAATACAAGGTTCTACCGGGATCTATTCCCTCGGCTACGCTCCCCCAGAACAAACTAGCGGCGGACAGGTGTTTCCTTCCACGGATTTGTATGCCCTGGCAGTAACTTGCATTCAATTGCTGACGGGTAAGCCGCCTACAGAATTATTTGATTCCTACACCAACACTTGGAACTGGCGACCCTATGCGACTGTCAGCGATCGCCTTGCCAGCATTCTGGATCGCATGTTACTGTCTGCGCCCAATCAGCGGTTTCAAACGGTCGATGAGGTCATCGCTGCTATCAAGTCACCATCTCCCCCAGCTACCCCTGCGACTTCCCCAACGGCTAGCGTCCCCAAGCCAGTTCACCAGTCCACTGCTCTTCAACCACCACCTCCACTTCCCACAATGCCCCCCCAGACATCACTCCCAGCGCCATCACCACCTCGACCGAAGCCTGCTCGTTCTGCCCGTCGTCAGCCAGCTACACTGTCTTTTTCCATTTGGGAATTATTGCTTGGAGGGGCCTTTGCTGGTTTTGAGGGCAGCCTAGTGACGATCGCACTCGTGAACTTGTTGGGCCTATCACCTGTTAGCGGTGGGTTAGCTTTGTTAACCTTGGCAGGCATGATTTTTTTCCAATCTCGTCGCTGGATAGAAAAGTGGGACTACCTTATCCTGGCAGGGATTAGTATTGCTTTGATGGCATTTTTGCCTGGATTGCGTGCAGGCAACCCAATGACTGGCATTCTCGTACTAGCAGGTTTAGGAGGACTGGTGGCGATCGCCGCAGCCTCCTTGTTTCGCATCATTTTTAGCCTGTTAGCTCGGTTTTTCTAG